A window of Christiangramia forsetii KT0803 contains these coding sequences:
- a CDS encoding DegT/DnrJ/EryC1/StrS family aminotransferase — MNKDKIWLSSPHMGGNELNYINEAFAENWIAPLGPNVTGFENDIKDYLISGTSGEVEVAALSSGTAALHLALILLGVERGDEVLCQSMTFAASANPITYLGATPVFIDSEADTLNLCPEQLEIAIKDRMSQGKKLKAIIAVHLYGMPYKIDEVRIIADKYGIPVVEDSAESLGSTYKGINCGTFGDFSILSFNGNKIITTSGGGALITKNIDSKKKAIFLATQARDEAPHYQHSEIGYNYRLSNISAGIGRGQMEVLDKRVKGRRDMFQFYVNLFRDIAGVRVFEEPTEDYFSNHWLTIIKVDENETGGVSREDLRNCMDLENIECRPLWKPMHMQPVFKDKPYYGTGIAEEMFKNGLCLPSGSNLLNKDRERIAQTILNCLKK; from the coding sequence ATGAATAAAGATAAAATATGGCTTTCCTCCCCACATATGGGAGGTAATGAGCTTAATTATATCAACGAGGCATTCGCTGAAAACTGGATAGCTCCTTTAGGGCCTAATGTCACAGGATTTGAGAATGATATTAAGGATTACTTAATATCTGGAACCTCTGGTGAAGTTGAGGTGGCTGCATTAAGCTCGGGAACTGCAGCCTTACATCTGGCTTTAATTTTACTGGGTGTAGAAAGAGGGGATGAAGTGCTATGTCAAAGTATGACCTTCGCAGCCTCCGCAAATCCAATTACCTATTTAGGCGCTACCCCCGTTTTTATAGATAGCGAAGCTGATACTCTTAATCTATGTCCAGAGCAATTAGAAATTGCCATTAAAGACCGGATGTCTCAAGGGAAAAAGCTTAAAGCTATTATTGCCGTTCATTTATACGGCATGCCCTATAAAATAGATGAAGTTAGGATCATTGCAGATAAATATGGGATACCGGTAGTTGAGGATAGTGCAGAATCTCTCGGTAGTACCTACAAAGGGATAAATTGTGGAACCTTTGGAGATTTTTCAATTCTTTCTTTCAACGGAAACAAGATAATCACCACCTCTGGAGGAGGAGCTCTGATCACTAAAAATATAGATAGTAAGAAAAAAGCGATTTTTTTAGCCACTCAGGCCCGGGATGAGGCTCCACATTATCAACATAGTGAAATAGGTTATAATTATCGATTGAGTAATATTTCCGCAGGAATTGGCCGTGGTCAAATGGAAGTTCTGGACAAAAGAGTTAAGGGCAGGAGGGATATGTTTCAATTTTATGTAAATTTATTCCGTGATATTGCTGGGGTTAGAGTCTTTGAGGAACCCACTGAAGATTATTTTAGTAATCACTGGCTTACGATTATTAAGGTAGATGAGAATGAAACCGGTGGAGTAAGTAGGGAAGATTTAAGAAATTGTATGGATCTTGAAAATATTGAATGCCGCCCGCTTTGGAAACCGATGCATATGCAACCGGTTTTTAAGGACAAACCTTATTACGGCACGGGAATTGCCGAAGAAATGTTCAAAAATGGCTTATGTTTGCCAAGCGGTTCCAATCTTTTAAATAAAGACAGGGAGAGAATAGCGCAGACAATTTTAAATTGTTTGAAAAAATAG
- a CDS encoding acetyltransferase: protein MVIYGASGHAKVIIDIVRSNNEKTIDFIFDDNHSIKELLGIKVRHNWTNEMRKRPSVIAIGNNIIRRNITEKFENAFCEALVHKSAVLSTNIFIGDGSVIMPNAVINSSAKIGVHCILNTGSIVEHDVVINDFVHISPGVTVTGNVQIGEGTQIGAGATIIPGIKIGKWATIGAGAVIINDVPDFSVVVGNPGKTIKFNKLENE from the coding sequence ATGGTTATATACGGTGCAAGCGGTCATGCTAAAGTAATTATTGATATTGTAAGATCTAACAATGAAAAAACGATTGATTTCATTTTTGATGATAATCATTCTATAAAGGAATTATTGGGTATTAAAGTTAGGCATAACTGGACTAATGAAATGCGGAAACGTCCATCGGTGATCGCTATCGGAAATAATATTATAAGAAGGAATATTACGGAAAAGTTTGAGAATGCCTTCTGTGAGGCTTTAGTTCATAAATCTGCAGTACTTTCCACGAATATCTTCATTGGAGATGGATCGGTTATTATGCCTAATGCGGTAATTAATTCATCTGCAAAAATAGGCGTTCATTGTATTCTAAATACAGGATCTATAGTAGAACATGATGTGGTTATTAATGATTTTGTTCATATTTCACCGGGTGTTACTGTTACGGGAAACGTTCAGATAGGCGAAGGCACTCAAATAGGAGCCGGGGCCACAATAATTCCTGGTATAAAAATTGGAAAGTGGGCCACTATAGGAGCCGGTGCAGTAATTATTAATGATGTTCCTGATTTCTCTGTGGTGGTGGGCAATCCCGGAAAAACCATAAAATTTAATAAGTTAGAAAATGAATAA
- a CDS encoding sugar transferase, whose protein sequence is MYNKIIKPLLDFLVALLGLVILSPLLILITLLLAIANRGKPFFFQNRPGKLGENFRIVKFKTMTDARDKEGNLLPDASRLTAIGKFVRKTSIDEIPQLFNVLNGDMSIIGPRPLLPEYLEIYTESQSKRHNVRPGITGWAQVNGRNAISWTQKFSYDIWYVENICFSLDLKILFRTIRKVLISEGINTENMATTEPFNGKN, encoded by the coding sequence ATGTATAATAAAATTATTAAACCACTATTAGATTTTCTGGTTGCATTGTTAGGTTTGGTTATACTTAGTCCTTTATTAATCCTAATAACACTCCTACTTGCGATAGCTAACAGGGGCAAACCTTTCTTTTTTCAGAATAGGCCTGGGAAGTTAGGCGAAAATTTCAGAATTGTAAAGTTTAAAACAATGACCGATGCTAGGGATAAAGAAGGAAACTTATTACCGGATGCTTCAAGGTTGACTGCGATTGGAAAATTTGTGCGAAAAACGTCTATTGATGAAATACCGCAATTATTTAATGTTTTAAATGGAGATATGAGTATAATAGGTCCCAGACCCTTATTGCCAGAATATTTGGAAATTTATACAGAATCGCAAAGCAAGAGACATAATGTAAGGCCAGGAATTACGGGTTGGGCTCAGGTAAACGGGCGGAATGCAATTAGCTGGACTCAAAAGTTCAGTTACGATATCTGGTATGTTGAAAATATTTGTTTCAGTTTAGATTTAAAGATATTATTTCGAACAATTAGAAAAGTGCTAATTTCAGAAGGGATTAATACTGAGAATATGGCAACAACAGAACCTTTTAACGGAAAAAATTAA
- a CDS encoding glycosyltransferase family 4 protein: protein MVQKLVRITTIPLSLEKLLEGQLTFMNQHYEVIAVSADRRRLEKYGVNNKVRTFWVEMTRAITPLQDIQSLWRLYRFFKKEKPLIVHTHTPKAGILGMLAGTLARVPIRLHTVAGLPLMETTGIKRQVLDHVETLTYKFATRVYPNSFELEKIILKLGYAKKNKLKVLGRGSSNGIDSTYFDPADFSSSSKIKLRKELDILELDFIFIFVGRLVKEKGINELINCFVRLHKIKPEISLLLVGPFEQDLDPVDNKVYDLMHSHPKIFLTGYKQDVRPYFAIADVLAFPSYREGFPNVVMQANAMGLPAIVTNINGCNEIITEGENGLIIPVKEENKLYAAMLKMLSDSSLREMLAQKARKLIQMDFERVQFWQILLKEYKELEDLNKHD, encoded by the coding sequence CTGGTGCAAAAATTAGTTAGAATTACTACGATTCCCCTTTCTCTGGAGAAACTACTTGAAGGACAATTAACGTTTATGAACCAGCATTATGAAGTTATTGCCGTTTCCGCTGATAGAAGGAGGTTAGAAAAATATGGCGTAAATAATAAAGTTCGAACGTTTTGGGTTGAAATGACCAGAGCTATTACTCCATTACAGGATATCCAGTCATTATGGCGTTTATATAGGTTTTTTAAGAAAGAAAAACCACTTATTGTGCATACACATACTCCAAAAGCCGGTATCTTGGGAATGTTAGCTGGTACATTAGCCAGGGTGCCCATTAGACTGCATACCGTTGCTGGCTTACCTTTAATGGAAACTACCGGAATTAAACGACAAGTATTGGACCACGTAGAAACACTAACTTATAAATTCGCTACACGGGTTTATCCTAATTCGTTTGAGTTAGAGAAGATTATCTTAAAGTTAGGCTATGCAAAAAAAAATAAGTTAAAAGTTCTGGGCAGGGGCAGTTCAAACGGAATTGATTCTACTTATTTTGATCCTGCAGATTTTAGTTCCTCCTCTAAAATAAAATTAAGAAAAGAACTTGATATTCTTGAATTGGATTTTATTTTCATCTTCGTTGGTAGGCTGGTAAAAGAAAAAGGAATTAATGAATTGATAAATTGCTTTGTAAGGTTGCATAAAATTAAACCAGAGATATCATTGCTTCTGGTAGGTCCTTTTGAACAGGACCTGGATCCAGTAGATAACAAGGTTTATGATTTAATGCATTCACACCCGAAAATTTTCCTTACAGGTTATAAGCAGGATGTAAGGCCTTATTTTGCAATTGCAGATGTTCTTGCTTTTCCCAGTTATCGTGAAGGATTTCCAAATGTAGTAATGCAGGCAAATGCGATGGGCCTTCCGGCTATTGTCACAAATATTAATGGCTGTAATGAAATTATTACTGAAGGAGAGAATGGTTTAATTATTCCAGTAAAAGAAGAAAATAAACTATATGCGGCGATGTTGAAGATGCTTAGCGATTCATCGTTGAGGGAAATGTTAGCTCAGAAAGCACGAAAGTTAATACAGATGGATTTTGAACGTGTGCAATTTTGGCAAATATTGTTAAAAGAATATAAAGAATTAGAAGACCTTAATAAACATGACTAA
- a CDS encoding transposase translates to MTRRKFTSKFKTKVVLESLKERQTTQELAQKFEITPQQISTWKREFLKDADAVFSKGSKSKKSEEEEKKDQLLKVIGELKVENDFLKNALR, encoded by the coding sequence ATGACACGAAGAAAATTCACCTCAAAGTTCAAAACGAAAGTAGTCCTTGAATCGCTAAAAGAGCGTCAAACGACTCAGGAACTCGCACAAAAATTTGAAATCACTCCGCAACAAATCAGTACCTGGAAACGAGAATTTTTAAAAGATGCTGATGCGGTCTTTTCTAAAGGAAGTAAGTCTAAGAAATCAGAAGAAGAGGAAAAGAAAGACCAACTCCTTAAAGTAATTGGGGAGCTAAAAGTGGAAAATGATTTTTTAAAAAACGCCTTGCGATAA
- a CDS encoding IS3 family transposase codes for MKPLKERRTMISKDHSKLSLQRQCRLLQIHRSGIYYKPRGESTLNLELMRLMDEHYTDHPFKGARRMHTWLTMDKGYTINKKRIERLYSRVMGLQAIMPGKHTSRRNKEHKVYPYLLRNLKVDRPNQVWAIDITYIPMRKGFMYLVAIIDLHSRYVLNWSVSNSMDAQWCKETLEEAIDVHGKPEILNTDQGSQFTSEVFTHSVLSKNIKLSMDGKGRAIDNVFIERLWRSVKYESIYLNPPESGVDLYKQLENYFDFYNHRRRHQGIENEIPLNRYLEQERKAA; via the coding sequence ATAAAACCTTTAAAGGAGCGTAGAACAATGATAAGCAAGGATCATTCAAAACTCAGCCTACAGCGACAATGCAGGCTATTGCAAATCCACCGCAGCGGAATTTATTATAAACCCCGCGGAGAAAGCACGCTCAATTTAGAACTGATGCGCCTGATGGATGAACATTATACCGATCATCCCTTTAAAGGTGCCAGGCGGATGCATACCTGGCTTACGATGGATAAAGGATATACGATCAATAAAAAACGTATTGAGCGTTTATATTCCAGAGTGATGGGGCTTCAGGCCATTATGCCTGGGAAGCATACCTCCAGACGCAATAAAGAACATAAGGTATATCCTTACTTGTTGCGGAACTTGAAGGTAGATCGTCCCAATCAAGTTTGGGCAATCGATATTACTTACATACCGATGCGGAAAGGTTTTATGTACCTGGTAGCGATCATCGACCTGCATAGCCGCTATGTACTCAACTGGTCGGTATCCAATTCCATGGATGCCCAGTGGTGTAAAGAAACTTTAGAAGAAGCCATTGACGTACATGGCAAGCCTGAGATACTCAATACTGATCAGGGAAGTCAGTTCACCTCGGAGGTTTTTACTCATAGTGTACTCTCTAAGAACATTAAACTCAGTATGGATGGCAAAGGAAGGGCTATAGATAATGTGTTTATAGAACGCCTCTGGAGAAGTGTGAAATATGAAAGCATCTATCTCAATCCGCCAGAATCTGGAGTAGATCTTTACAAACAACTAGAAAACTATTTTGATTTTTATAACCATCGAAGAAGACATCAGGGAATAGAAAATGAAATACCCCTTAACCGATATTTAGAACAAGAAAGAAAAGCTGCCTAA
- a CDS encoding type II toxin-antitoxin system RelE/ParE family toxin, translated as MIKSFADKEADKIWNGTQSRKLPANIQNVARRKLRMVNNAQNINDLRIPPANHLEKLRGNLEGFNSIRINKQWRIMFKWENDNAFEVQIVDYH; from the coding sequence GTGATAAAATCATTTGCAGACAAAGAAGCTGACAAAATTTGGAATGGAACACAATCAAGAAAGCTTCCTGCTAATATTCAGAACGTAGCTAGACGAAAATTAAGAATGGTTAATAATGCTCAAAATATAAATGACTTAAGAATTCCTCCAGCTAATCATTTGGAAAAGCTGCGTGGAAATTTAGAAGGTTTTAATAGCATTAGAATTAATAAACAATGGAGAATAATGTTTAAATGGGAAAATGACAATGCTTTTGAGGTTCAAATTGTTGATTACCATTAA
- a CDS encoding HigA family addiction module antitoxin: protein MKKLENIHPGEILKEEFLDPMEITAYRLSKETFIPQTRISEIIKKKRRITADTALRLSKYFGTTAKFWLGLQDDYDLEEEKSLKEKEFNNIKPLENNAA, encoded by the coding sequence ATGAAAAAACTTGAAAACATACATCCTGGAGAAATCTTAAAAGAAGAGTTTTTAGATCCAATGGAAATTACAGCATACCGACTTTCCAAAGAAACATTTATTCCCCAAACAAGAATAAGTGAAATCATTAAAAAGAAAAGAAGAATAACTGCAGATACAGCGCTCCGACTTTCAAAATATTTTGGAACAACTGCTAAATTCTGGTTGGGTTTACAAGATGATTACGATTTAGAAGAAGAAAAATCTTTAAAGGAGAAAGAATTCAATAACATAAAACCGTTAGAAAATAACGCAGCCTAA
- the asnB gene encoding asparagine synthase (glutamine-hydrolyzing), translated as MCGINGFITKGKISSEDLREHLEGMNNKIIHRGPDQDGFFIESNQNFSVAMAMRRLSIIDLGTGTQPIFNKTGEILIFFNGEIYNYLELKNTLQQKNHIFKTTSDTEVILKAYEEWGTESFGMLDGMFAFSIYDKTKNKVFIARDYFGEKPLYYSKTGNQIIWGSELKSIVQKIDWKPQISKEGLNLYFRLTYIPAPYSIYEKIYKLEANHYIELTLDTFQQEIFPIQNKQSISVDKGISFKEAKSKTHDLVFDSVKSRSIADVPLGTFLSGGVDSSVVSLALSQQVQGKIDTFSVGFEKKSFDETDKSRTVANLINSNHHEFIISASDLKENLDEILLNFDEPFADSSSLPTYLVANKTRQHVKVALTGDGGDEIFGGYNKYYIGKMNEQYSAIISKSLHDNLKKIANKILSTKDDRRGNRFKARKLINAVNYEGDFYYNIISLAFQNEDLSQLLKAKWLKSEIFNPYKTKTHDKASSLTDFRRIDKILSLEGDMLVKVDRTSMLTSLESRAPFLNKKLWDFTSQLPESYLMKGWDKKFILKEAFKDYFPKQFLNKSKKGFGVPVGDWLRGYLKSELESYAEEDFLERQNLFHKEFIQKLVGYHLSGKQDNTFKVWAFFCFQKWYKETYLNF; from the coding sequence ATGTGCGGAATTAACGGTTTTATTACTAAAGGAAAAATTAGTTCGGAAGATTTAAGAGAGCATCTTGAAGGAATGAATAATAAAATTATTCATCGCGGACCAGATCAGGATGGGTTTTTCATTGAATCGAATCAGAATTTTTCAGTTGCAATGGCAATGCGAAGGCTTTCTATTATTGATTTAGGAACTGGAACTCAACCAATATTTAATAAAACCGGAGAAATTCTTATTTTCTTTAATGGCGAAATTTATAATTATCTGGAGCTAAAAAATACTCTGCAACAAAAAAATCACATCTTTAAGACCACTTCAGATACGGAAGTGATCTTAAAAGCTTATGAAGAATGGGGGACGGAAAGTTTTGGGATGTTAGATGGAATGTTTGCTTTTAGCATTTACGATAAAACTAAAAACAAAGTTTTTATTGCAAGAGATTATTTTGGCGAAAAACCACTATACTATTCTAAAACTGGCAATCAAATAATTTGGGGTTCAGAACTAAAATCTATAGTGCAAAAAATTGATTGGAAGCCTCAGATTTCAAAGGAAGGTTTGAATCTATATTTTAGGTTAACCTATATTCCTGCACCATACTCCATTTATGAAAAAATCTATAAGCTCGAGGCTAATCATTATATCGAACTTACACTTGATACTTTTCAGCAGGAAATATTTCCTATTCAAAATAAACAGAGCATAAGCGTCGATAAAGGTATTTCATTCAAAGAAGCTAAATCAAAAACACACGATTTGGTGTTTGATAGTGTTAAAAGCAGATCTATAGCAGATGTACCTCTGGGAACCTTTCTTTCTGGAGGAGTTGATTCTTCAGTAGTTTCTTTGGCCTTATCTCAACAAGTACAGGGTAAAATTGATACTTTCTCCGTAGGTTTTGAAAAAAAATCATTTGATGAAACCGATAAATCGCGCACAGTTGCAAATCTTATTAATAGTAATCATCATGAATTTATTATATCTGCAAGTGATTTAAAGGAAAATTTAGATGAGATATTGCTCAATTTTGATGAGCCTTTTGCAGATTCCTCTTCGTTGCCCACTTATCTTGTAGCAAACAAAACCAGACAGCATGTAAAAGTAGCTCTGACGGGAGACGGAGGGGACGAGATTTTTGGCGGATATAATAAATATTATATCGGAAAAATGAATGAGCAATACTCAGCTATAATTTCAAAAAGCTTACATGATAATCTTAAAAAGATTGCAAATAAAATTTTAAGCACCAAAGATGATAGGCGGGGAAACCGATTTAAAGCGAGAAAACTCATTAATGCGGTTAATTATGAGGGAGATTTTTATTACAATATTATCTCTCTTGCTTTTCAAAATGAAGATTTGTCTCAATTGCTGAAAGCAAAATGGTTAAAATCTGAAATTTTTAATCCTTATAAAACTAAGACGCATGATAAAGCAAGTAGCTTAACAGACTTTAGAAGAATTGATAAAATTTTAAGTCTTGAGGGTGATATGCTTGTAAAAGTGGATCGAACGAGTATGCTAACCTCTCTGGAGTCAAGAGCACCATTTTTAAATAAAAAACTATGGGATTTTACAAGTCAGCTGCCGGAAAGTTATTTAATGAAAGGTTGGGATAAAAAATTTATTCTGAAAGAAGCATTTAAAGATTATTTCCCCAAACAATTTTTGAATAAATCAAAAAAGGGATTTGGTGTGCCCGTGGGAGATTGGCTAAGGGGATATTTGAAATCTGAACTAGAGTCATATGCGGAAGAAGATTTTTTGGAGAGACAGAATTTATTTCATAAAGAATTTATACAGAAGCTCGTAGGTTATCACCTATCAGGAAAACAAGACAATACCTTCAAAGTATGGGCATTTTTCTGTTTTCAAAAATGGTATAAAGAGACGTATCTAAATTTTTAA
- a CDS encoding polysaccharide deacetylase family protein, producing MNNGALVISLDFELLWGVFDKVNWIEKKEYFLNTRKLIPEILELFKEYNIACTWATVGMLFNYDWDDWNSNIPKILPDYDNSALSCYSYGRKIQSKDNLAFCFAPNLITQIKDTPKQEIATHTYSHYYCLEKGQSIKSFEADLQQSIKMAKIFGVDLKSLVFPRNQFNEEYIIICKKFGIQNVRSNPTDWYWRNTESNSLLDKIFRTGDAYIGLNNKSYKFSEKSVAGDLPLSQKASRLLRPYSSNKKLNNLKLYRIKEEMTKAALANEIYHLWWHPHNFGNHPKESLNNLEQLLIHFDILRKKYGYLSLNMVETGKLIAD from the coding sequence ATGAATAATGGAGCTTTGGTAATTTCCCTAGATTTTGAGTTGTTGTGGGGTGTTTTCGATAAGGTTAATTGGATAGAGAAAAAAGAATACTTTCTGAATACTCGAAAGCTTATACCTGAAATTCTTGAACTTTTTAAAGAATACAATATAGCTTGTACCTGGGCTACAGTAGGAATGCTTTTTAATTATGACTGGGATGATTGGAATTCCAATATACCTAAAATATTACCAGATTACGACAATTCGGCCCTATCATGTTATAGTTATGGACGAAAAATTCAATCTAAAGATAATCTAGCTTTTTGCTTTGCCCCCAATCTTATTACACAAATAAAAGATACACCGAAACAAGAAATAGCTACGCATACCTATTCCCATTATTACTGCCTTGAAAAAGGCCAGTCTATTAAAAGTTTTGAAGCTGACTTACAACAATCAATTAAAATGGCTAAAATATTTGGAGTAGATTTGAAATCCTTAGTTTTTCCACGAAATCAATTCAACGAAGAGTATATAATAATTTGTAAAAAATTCGGAATTCAAAATGTACGCTCTAATCCTACTGACTGGTATTGGAGGAATACAGAAAGTAACTCTTTATTAGATAAAATTTTTAGAACTGGTGATGCTTATATAGGTCTTAATAATAAGTCTTATAAATTTTCTGAAAAATCTGTAGCGGGTGATCTTCCTCTTTCTCAAAAAGCTTCTAGATTATTAAGGCCATATTCAAGCAATAAGAAACTCAACAATTTAAAATTGTATAGGATTAAGGAAGAAATGACTAAAGCTGCCCTGGCTAATGAAATTTATCACTTGTGGTGGCATCCACATAATTTTGGGAATCATCCGAAAGAAAGTTTGAATAATTTAGAGCAGCTTCTAATCCATTTCGATATTTTAAGAAAAAAATATGGCTATTTATCTCTCAATATGGTAGAAACGGGAAAGCTTATTGCGGATTGA
- a CDS encoding GNAT family N-acetyltransferase, with translation MEIKEADLNDIPEIVEVLKASLGEEQLELSEKVWRYKHIDNPFGSSVILIAKEDNKIVGVRAFMRWQWQHGDKKYHALRAVDTATHPNHQGKGIFKKLTLRAVDFSRSNDDNFIFNTPNEQSRPGYLKMGWEQVGNIQVGLRPSLSFLKFKKKQKFYKINKNISNSEIKELCTKWNKRLEDKLGLFNPKSPEILKWRYENNPLQKYEVIAGQGFYLAAYLKKRGKFKEFRIAEFIYDEQLLSSKELSNIINNIVNNFSCHIISYAPNLLRLSGKKGHFGPVLTFNALNISDKEKDYFLEIDNWNNSLGDLELF, from the coding sequence ATGGAAATTAAGGAAGCTGATTTAAACGACATTCCTGAAATTGTAGAGGTCTTAAAAGCTAGTCTGGGAGAAGAACAACTAGAGCTATCAGAAAAAGTATGGAGGTACAAACATATTGACAATCCTTTTGGAAGTTCTGTTATATTAATAGCTAAAGAAGACAACAAAATTGTAGGTGTACGAGCCTTTATGCGTTGGCAATGGCAACATGGAGATAAGAAGTATCATGCTCTAAGGGCTGTAGATACAGCCACACATCCAAATCATCAAGGGAAAGGAATATTTAAAAAATTAACCTTAAGAGCTGTTGACTTCTCAAGGTCAAACGATGATAATTTTATTTTCAACACACCTAATGAACAAAGCAGACCTGGTTATTTGAAAATGGGATGGGAGCAGGTTGGTAATATACAAGTTGGACTGAGACCATCTTTGTCTTTTTTGAAATTTAAAAAAAAACAAAAATTTTATAAGATAAATAAAAATATTTCTAATTCTGAAATAAAAGAATTATGTACTAAATGGAATAAAAGACTAGAAGATAAACTGGGATTGTTTAATCCTAAATCTCCGGAAATACTTAAATGGCGTTATGAAAATAATCCCTTGCAAAAGTATGAAGTTATAGCAGGCCAAGGTTTTTACCTAGCAGCGTACCTAAAAAAAAGAGGTAAGTTTAAGGAATTTAGAATCGCTGAGTTTATTTATGATGAACAATTACTTTCATCAAAAGAACTCAGTAATATTATAAATAATATAGTAAATAATTTTAGCTGCCATATAATTAGTTATGCTCCAAACTTGCTAAGGTTAAGTGGAAAAAAAGGCCATTTCGGGCCGGTACTTACTTTTAATGCATTAAATATAAGTGATAAGGAAAAAGACTACTTTTTAGAAATAGATAACTGGAATAATAGCTTAGGGGATTTAGAATTGTTTTAA
- a CDS encoding glycosyltransferase has product MKKIKVLHIIKSLGRGGAEMLLPETLRLHNKEKFDFHYVYFLPWKNQMVEEIKEQGGKVICIAANNNLSLLSKYNDVAKYCKNNKIDLIHSHLPWSGFLSRLVYKKTGIPLIYTEHNIQERYHVATKKLNAFTFNWQSRAIGVSADVSKSISENINPDISVQTLLNGVNTQKFNRDEKEASIIKKKYQIPQNALVVGNLAVFREQKDLISWVKAFKTINQSMPDVYGLIVGAGPKKDEIQELIKAYNLEGRIILPGLQTNTVAYLSAMDIFMMSSQFEGLPIALLEAMSIGCAIVSTKAGGVVEVIKHSKDGLLCEIGDIEKLADSCIELLQKTVLRKRLQEAARERVITAFSLVNMVNELEKCYIELINHNRG; this is encoded by the coding sequence ATGAAAAAGATAAAAGTACTCCACATTATCAAATCATTGGGTCGTGGTGGAGCAGAGATGTTGTTGCCAGAAACGCTAAGACTTCATAATAAAGAAAAATTTGACTTCCATTATGTATATTTTCTTCCCTGGAAGAACCAAATGGTTGAGGAAATAAAGGAACAGGGAGGGAAAGTTATATGTATAGCGGCAAATAATAATCTCAGTTTACTCTCAAAGTATAATGATGTCGCTAAATACTGTAAGAATAATAAAATAGACCTTATTCATTCTCATTTACCCTGGTCTGGTTTTCTTTCGAGGCTTGTTTATAAAAAAACCGGCATACCTCTTATTTATACCGAACATAATATACAGGAACGCTATCACGTAGCAACTAAAAAATTAAATGCATTTACGTTTAATTGGCAAAGTAGAGCTATAGGTGTTTCTGCAGATGTTAGTAAATCTATATCGGAAAATATCAACCCGGATATTTCAGTACAAACCCTATTAAATGGAGTGAATACACAGAAGTTTAATAGAGATGAAAAAGAAGCAAGTATAATAAAAAAGAAATATCAAATCCCCCAGAATGCATTAGTAGTTGGCAATTTAGCGGTTTTTAGAGAACAAAAGGATCTAATTTCCTGGGTTAAAGCTTTTAAAACCATTAATCAATCAATGCCGGACGTATACGGTTTAATAGTTGGTGCTGGTCCAAAAAAAGATGAAATTCAGGAGCTTATCAAAGCATACAACCTGGAAGGAAGAATTATTCTACCGGGATTACAGACTAATACTGTAGCCTATTTATCTGCTATGGATATATTTATGATGAGTTCCCAGTTTGAGGGTTTGCCCATAGCTTTACTGGAAGCCATGAGCATCGGTTGTGCTATTGTTTCTACCAAGGCAGGAGGCGTCGTTGAAGTGATTAAACATAGCAAAGACGGTTTACTATGTGAAATTGGGGATATAGAGAAGCTTGCGGACAGTTGTATTGAATTATTACAAAAAACCGTTTTAAGAAAGAGGCTACAAGAAGCGGCGAGGGAAAGGGTGATTACCGCTTTTAGCCTGGTAAATATGGTTAATGAATTGGAGAAGTGTTATATTGAATTAATAAATCATAATAGGGGATAA